CTTCGGTCAAATGAACGAACCACCTGGAGCTAGAGCTAGAGTTGCTTTGACCGGTTTAACCATTGCTGAATACTTCAGAGATGAAGAAGGTCAAGATGTCTTGTTGTTCATTGACAACATTTTCAGATTCACCCAAGCTGGTTCGGAAGTGTCTGCTTTGTTGGGTCGTATTCCATCCGCTGTCGGTTATCAACCAACCTTGGCCACTGATATGGGTCTTTTGCAAGAACGtattaccaccaccaagAAGGGTTCAGTTACCTCAGTCCAAGCCGTTTACGTGCCAGCTGATGATTTAACCGATCCTGCCCCAGCTACCACTTTCGCTCACTTGGATGCCACTACTGTGTTGTCTAGAGGTATTTCTGAATTGGGTATCTACCCAGCTGTCGATCCATTGGATTCTAAATCAAGATTGTTAGATGCCGCTGTTGTTGGTCAAGAACATTACGATGTTGCTACTGGtgttcaacaaactttACAAGCTTACAAGTCCTTGCAAGATATCATTGCTATCTTGGGTATGGATGAATTGTCTGAACAAGATAAATTGACTGTCGAGAGAGCTCGtaaaattcaaagattCTTGTCTCAACCATTCGCTGTTGCTGAAGTTTTCACTGGTATTCCAGGTAAATTAGTCAGATTGTCTGAAACTGtcaaatcattcaaggAAGTTTTGGAAGGTAAGTACGATAACTTGCCAGAAAATGCTTTCTATATGGTTGGTGGTATCGAAGATGCTGTTGCCAAAGCTGAAAAGATGGCTGCTGAAGCTAAATAAGTGCATCAGTAGGTAAAAATATAAcctatatatatatattcatATCTACTAAGGTTTTAGACTTTTTTggtaaaaaaagaaaataaaatgtTTAAAGAATTATAGAAGAGGTGTAGAACATGAGGTTAGAAATAAGGTATTGTTGGAATCATGTATGGCACGAATTCTACGTGTCAACTTCCTTGTAGCTCTGATGATTTAAGTGAGAAAGTTTTCGAATAAAGCGACAAAAATTATTTAATTGGATCccacttctttttcataGAATCATGGTCTCAATCGTGGATGTACGTAGATTTAGCTGTTTTATCAATCCTACTTATCCATTACTAACCTCATTGAATAGTCCTTGTCTTTTTTAGATAGtccaaaaatcaattggaagtTAATTATTGCCGGATTTACAGTTGGTCAATATGTGTTTGAAACCTACCTCGATTATAGACAATACCaggttttgaaaaacaaatcacCTCCAGCCTCGATAAAGGCCGAAGTTGATCAAGCAACGTTTGACAAGTCTCAGAAATACTCCCGTTCAAAGGCAAAGTTCTCCATTTTTTCATCTacttttggtttgttgcaaaacttgGCTATTTTAcgttttgattttttgcCTAAACTTTGGAGTAAAAGTGGAGCTATAATGAATGCAATTAATTTCCTTTTGCCTAAATTTATGGGCGGTGTTATTACTCAGTCAATCATCTTTGTATTCAGTTTCCTGGTTATTAGTACCGTTGTCGGTTTGCCCTTAAGTTACTATAgtaattttgttttggaagaaaagtatggtttcaacaaacaaaccaTTGGATTGTGGATCTCTGACAAAGTGAAAGGAATTGGTCTTACTCTTGTGTTGGGGTCTCCCGTCATTGCTGGTGTGTTGAAGATTATTGactattttggaaattcGTTCATTTTCTACTTAATGGGTTTCTTTTTGCTTGTAAACTTGGTTGCCATGACAATTGTTCCTACTTTAATTATGCCtttgttcaacaagttCACTCCTTTAGAAGACGGTGAGTTAAAAACAGCTATCGAGGCATTGGCTTCTTCACAAAAGTTTCCTTTACAAAAATTGCAAGTTATAGATGGATCCAAGCGTTCGTCTCATTCAAATGCATATTTTACCGGTTTACCATGGAgcaaacaaattgttttatttgataCTTTGATTGAGCATAATACAACTGAGGAAACAGTTGCGGTGTTGGCTCATGAGATTGGTCACTGGAGATTGAATCATATTCCCAAGATGCTTGCTATGCAACAAGCTCACTTTTTcataattttttcattgttttcagCGTTTGTAAGCAACAATTCGTTGTACACGTCATTTGGATTTTACAACCAGCAACCAATCTTGATCGGTCTTATGCTTTTTGGTGACATCTTACAACCTTTGGAATGTGTTTTAacttttgttcaaaatttggtATCAAGAAAGCATGAGTATGATGCTGACAAATATGCATACGATTGCGGCTATTCCGAAGAATTGAGTAGatctttgatcaaattgtcTAACAAGAATTTGTCAAGTATGAATGCTGATTGGttatattcatcattcCATTATTCACACCCAATTTTGCCAGAAAGATTGAGTGCATTAGGTTATGTATCAAAGGAAAAGATTGGATCAGGCGATCTCAAACCAGAGGGATTTGGAGAAACTGAAGTGATTGAAGAGAAGCCAGAAAAGCAAGATTAGATTTGTGTATCTCCCCTTTATCTataaatcttctttttataACCATTGATGTAGAATATAACACCCTCTAAAAGACTGTGTTTTCAAGATGCAGTTGCAGAATAGAAAAGCTTTCGCGATACAAAATATTCCTCGagacaacaaaacaaacaccACATCTAAACTACAGATCATACGATGGCAGAGGAACAACGGAGACAGATAGAACAGTTAATGGGAAGGCATTCACAACTGCTGTCGATACGACAATATCGTGATCCTGATATGACCTCACCACAGGTGTGCAAGGCATTTGTGGTGGGCACTTGTCCTCATGACCTATTTGTAGGGACCAAATCAGACTTGGGAAAATGTCCCAACCTACATCTTCAGAAACACAAATTGGAATATGAATACAAGACGAAGAAATTGGGTCAAAAATTTCCTGAAATGGAAGCTGAATATTTCgagattttgcaaaagtaCGTACGAGATCTTGATAGAACCATATCAGTAGCGCAAAAGAGATTGGAGCATACACctgaagagaaagaaaggATTGCACAGATTACAAGAGACTTGGATGAGTTGGATATAGAGATTGGGTTGATGATTCAGGAACTAAACTATCTAATCAAGCTAAACCAAagtgaagatgatgatcaaacattgaaaattatTGACTTGTCaattaaattgaatcaGAAATCCAAAGAAAGAGATACTGCCAGCAAGCAAGCAAGAAATgtcattgaaaatgttggTCAAACGTCACAACAGAAATTGCAAGTGTGTGATGGATGTGGTGCTTATTTGTCTCGATTGGATAATGACAGGCGGTTGGCAGATCATTTTGTTGGGAAAATACATTTGGGGTATGTTCAATTGAGACAAGCGTACGTTGAGATGAAAAGTAAAAGGCGTTTATAACTAAGAGGTTTATGGATGCGCTTGAATTATATTCGTTCTTTTTTTGTGTTTGGGAGTAATAAACTAGTCTCTTCTTGTCTGTATCTCGCCTATGGACATCTCTCAACTCATTGTGTGTATTCTAGAGATCATAACTCTTTGTGAGGTGAAATTAAATATCAGACAAGGCGGTCGATGCAACCCGCACTGGAATACGCCAGTGATAAAGATTTTGTGATTAAAACATCTCTTTAACACGGACTACAGTCACTTTTCATAATACAATTCAACGTTCATTTCTCATCAGCTCAATTTCATCGCATTACGGAGTATATGCATGTATCATCATTTGATGCATAATAAATCAAGTTCACATCTTCGTCAATTAGTTCTATACAATGAAAAAGTACCAACTTATTGGCCGCAAGCTGAACAATAGATTCCCCACCAGAAAAGGAGCAATCAATTATCCACCATTACATTTATATTCTTTACCATTGGAGATACTACTACGAATATTTCGATCTTTACACCACAATGGACAACCGTTATTACCTGTGGCTCGAGTatgcaaaaatttttacCAAATCATATGCAAGTACTTTATATATCGACAAATTAAGTTCAAGACATCAGTggagtttttcaaatttgctAATCAGCATTTAAATGGAGAAGTGAGTAATAAGATCAACTACCTTGAGAATGTGACATTTGTAAACCCTCAGATtaaaaaatcatcaaaccAAAGTATCAATATAGCTGGAAGCTATGCTGTGGAATCAAATAGTCGAACGATGGACACGTTGAGTTACACCGAGTttatttcaacattggGGAATTTGTTTAGCCATGCTTATGGATTGAAATGTGTCCAGTTTACTGAAATCGCTCCAGAGTTTGCATTTCCATTGGAGTTTAAGCAAAAAGCATCTACGAGTTTGTTCAAGAGGAAAGTGAcaaagaggaaaagaagtCTTGAAAAGTTGGTTCTTAGACCTCAATCGGGATGGTCCATTCCATTGAAAGATATACATTTGTCACTATTTTGCGAGTACTTCGACTCAATTGCGGAGTTGCACTTGATTGACTTTATAATCGATCAACCTATAAATGTTGATATCAAAGTGCGGAAGCTAATTCTCCAATCATGCTCGTATTCgataaagaaaattaaaTCACCGAGCCCATTATTCAAAGATGTCTCAGTTTTGGAATTGCAAGGTCTCACGAGTTCAATGCAACTCTCCTTAATCGATTTAGTGAAGCTtaacaacaaattaaatACATTAATTCTTGACTTGATGTCAAGTGTGTTTTACGCAAATGGAGAGTTTAAttttaccaaattcaatCCATTTTTCCGTCTTTTATGTTCAGGAGAAGGAAGTTATGCAAATTTAAAAACccttgttttgaaaaatttcgaTTTGTTTAATTATCTCAAACATGATGATTTAcatgaagatgttgacTCATGGATTGAACCTCCAACGAACAACTTTGAGACATTTATGAAGTATGTCTCTTTTGTCCCTAGTTTGATTATAGTTTTGAAGAAGACGCCCGTGAGAGTAAATACTTGCAAGAAATGTGGGttcaagaaacaacaactggATAAATTGATCGAAACTTTAACTCCTCAGGAATGggaaatatttttgaaacgGTTGG
The Candida orthopsilosis Co 90-125, chromosome 5 draft sequence genome window above contains:
- a CDS encoding Atp2 F1 beta subunit of F1F0 ATPase complex, which translates into the protein MVLPRLFNATSRTAVQAARSSTRSLATAAKAADGKVRAVIGAVVDVQFEEGNLPAILNALTLKNGKQDLVLEVAQHLGENTVRAIAMDGTEGLVRGTSVTDTGAPISVPVGRGTLGRIINVTGDPIDERGPIECKKRNPIHAEPPTFIEQSTAAEVLETGIKVVDLLAPYARGGKIGLFGGAGVGKTVFIQELINNIAKAHGGFSVFTGVGERTREGNDLYREMKETGVINLEGDSKVALVFGQMNEPPGARARVALTGLTIAEYFRDEEGQDVLLFIDNIFRFTQAGSEVSALLGRIPSAVGYQPTLATDMGLLQERITTTKKGSVTSVQAVYVPADDLTDPAPATTFAHLDATTVLSRGISELGIYPAVDPLDSKSRLLDAAVVGQEHYDVATGVQQTLQAYKSLQDIIAILGMDELSEQDKLTVERARKIQRFLSQPFAVAEVFTGIPGKLVRLSETVKSFKEVLEGKYDNLPENAFYMVGGIEDAVAKAEKMAAEAK
- a CDS encoding Ste24 prenyl-dependent protease, whose protein sequence is MVSIVDSLSFLDSPKINWKLIIAGFTVGQYVFETYLDYRQYQVLKNKSPPASIKAEVDQATFDKSQKYSRSKAKFSIFSSTFGLLQNLAILRFDFLPKLWSKSGAIMNAINFLLPKFMGGVITQSIIFVFSFSVISTVVGLPLSYYSNFVLEEKYGFNKQTIGLWISDKVKGIGLTLVLGSPVIAGVLKIIDYFGNSFIFYLMGFFLLVNLVAMTIVPTLIMPLFNKFTPLEDGELKTAIEALASSQKFPLQKLQVIDGSKRSSHSNAYFTGLPWSKQIVLFDTLIEHNTTEETVAVLAHEIGHWRLNHIPKMLAMQQAHFFIIFSLFSAFVSNNSLYTSFGFYNQQPILIGLMLFGDILQPLECVLTFVQNLVSRKHEYDADKYAYDCGYSEELSRSLIKLSNKNLSSMNADWLYSSFHYSHPILPERLSALGYVSKEKIGSGDLKPEGFGETEVIEEKPEKQD
- a CDS encoding Exm2 U1 snRNP complex compotent, translating into MAEEQRRQIEQLMGRHSQSSSIRQYRDPDMTSPQVCKAFVVGTCPHDLFVGTKSDLGKCPNLHLQKHKLEYEYKTKKLGQKFPEMEAEYFEILQKYVRDLDRTISVAQKRLEHTPEEKERIAQITRDLDELDIEIGLMIQELNYLIKLNQSEDDDQTLKIIDLSIKLNQKSKERDTASKQARNVIENVGQTSQQKLQVCDGCGAYLSRLDNDRRLADHFVGKIHLGYVQLRQAYVEMKSKRRL